The genomic segment ACAGCCACCTGCCTCTGCTTGAGCACGTCAAGACCGTGGAGGATGCCGTGAACTTTGCCATGGGCTTTGAAAAAGAAACATTGCTTTACTTCCACGCGGTCAGTGACATTGTCAAGGAGAAGGATGTTGTTGATGAGATAATCAACGAAGAGAGAAGCCACATCAAATGGCTCGCCAGGTTCAAGGAGAGCTTTAAAGCAAAATAACGAGGCTCTTGCAAAAGTCTTGTTTTGTCATTCCCGAGGTAGTAATCGGGAATCCAGCTCCTTTGAAAAACAAAGACTTCAGGATACCCGTTTTCACGGGTATGACGGCCCAAGTCATTTTGCAAGGACATTTGCAAGAGGCTCTAACGTTATGAGTTATCTCATGGGAACGCGTATCTCATTTATGCTGTAGTATTATACGTTGCTAAAGGAAACGGCATAAAAAGACGAAATCATATTGTATGGGCTTTAGTTTTGCATGGAAACAGCGTAAGCGTTTTACCGCTTTCATCGATCTTCTCATAATCGGGGTCCTCGGAAGCGCGATATATTTAATAGCTGTATTCACCACTGCACACGAGTTAATTGATAACTGGACAGGCAACAGGCGGTTTTTAGGACTTGAGCTTGATGAACTCGTGGTCGTATTTGCATTTCTTGGGATTGCTTTCAGTATCTTCTCAATACGCAGATGGAATGAGCTTCATCATGAAACAATCAAACGTGAAGAATCCGAGAAGAAGCTGCTGGAGCAGGAAAATAAATTCAGAGATTTAGTGGAGAAGTCGTTAGCAGGCGTTTACCTGGTGCAGAATGAAATATTCAGGTATGTCAATCCGGAGCTGGCTAATCTGTTTGGTTATACGGCAAATGAACTGATAGACAGGAAAGGCCCGGCAGATGTTGTATTGCCGGAAGATTGGCCTCTCGTTAAAGAGAATTTGCAGAAGCGGATGTCCGGCGAGGCCGGATCTATTCACTACAGTTTCAGAGGAGTAAAGAAAAATGGAGAGATCATCTATGTGTCTGTTTACGGCTCCAGAACATTATATCATGGACGGCCTGCCGTTATAGGGACGTTGCTGGATATTACCGAGCGCAAGCTGAAGGCGGAGGCGCTGAGGCAGAATGAGGAACGCATTATCAGGCAGAGCTGCGAGCTTGAAGCCATGAACGTGGAGCTGATGACTTTGCACAAAGTTACGTCGGCCATTAGCCACAAGCTGGACAGGCAAAGCCTCTTTAAAAATATTCTTAATGCAATAACCGAACTTGATATTATCAAGGTCAAACGTCAGGCCGGAATATTTATTGTAGAAGGCGACAGGTTAAATCTTGTCGCGCACCTCGGACACCCAAAGGCTTTTCTGGATATGCATGAGAACATGACAGTAAACGACTGCCTTTGCGGGCTTGCGGCAAGGACAGGAGAGATTGTAGTTTGTAAGGATTTCCATGCTGACCGCCATCACACAATTCAGTATCCCGGCATGGAGTCTCACGGGCATATAATTTTACCGCTGAAAACCGCAGATAAAGTAGTAGGGGTTTTGTACCTTTACCTGCCGCCCCACGCTGAAGTTGGCGAGAGTATACTTACTACACTCGGGACAATTGGAAATCAGATCGGCATAGCAATCAACAACTCCATGCTCTATGAAGAGACGAGGGAGCTTTCACTGCATGACCCGCTTACAGGACTTGCCAACAGGCGTATGATGGGCATTGTATTTGAAAGGAGCATTGCAAGGGCCAGGAGATTTGGAAGTTCCTTTTCAATCATCATGCTGGACCTGGATAATTTCAAAAAATATAACGACACCCACGGACATCCTGAAGGAGACAGGCTGCTTGTTGAAGTCGCCCGCATGCTGTCAGAGGAGGTAAGGGATCTTGACCTTGTTGCCAGATACGGAGGAGAAGAATTTTTGATACTACTTCCTGAAACAGATTTAAAAATAGCCTGCAAGGTGGCAGAGAGGATACGGAAATCCGTTGAGACAAAGACGGCGATTACCCTCAGCCTCGGCGTTACATCCTGTTATCCCGGGATCCAGAGCATGAAAGACTTTATAAAAGAGGCGGATGATGCATTATACCAGGCAAAGCAAAAAGGCAAGAACAGGGTTGAGGTAGCCGAGCCCGGATTGGTTGGCGGGTGAAACAGAGAGTGATATGGGAAAACTGAATTGCTGGGAATTCAAAAAATGCGGCAGCCTGACGCAGAGCCGCTTGCGGAGGTTATCTAAAATTTAATCGTCTGCGGCGCGCGGGGGCATGGGATGACGTCGCGGATGTTGTGCATCCCGGTGATATACTGCACCAGCCTCTCAAAGCCCAATCCAAACCCCGCATGAGGAGCGGAGCCGAACCTGCGGAGGTCAAGATACCATTGCACATT from the Nitrospirota bacterium genome contains:
- a CDS encoding diguanylate cyclase, whose amino-acid sequence is MGFSFAWKQRKRFTAFIDLLIIGVLGSAIYLIAVFTTAHELIDNWTGNRRFLGLELDELVVVFAFLGIAFSIFSIRRWNELHHETIKREESEKKLLEQENKFRDLVEKSLAGVYLVQNEIFRYVNPELANLFGYTANELIDRKGPADVVLPEDWPLVKENLQKRMSGEAGSIHYSFRGVKKNGEIIYVSVYGSRTLYHGRPAVIGTLLDITERKLKAEALRQNEERIIRQSCELEAMNVELMTLHKVTSAISHKLDRQSLFKNILNAITELDIIKVKRQAGIFIVEGDRLNLVAHLGHPKAFLDMHENMTVNDCLCGLAARTGEIVVCKDFHADRHHTIQYPGMESHGHIILPLKTADKVVGVLYLYLPPHAEVGESILTTLGTIGNQIGIAINNSMLYEETRELSLHDPLTGLANRRMMGIVFERSIARARRFGSSFSIIMLDLDNFKKYNDTHGHPEGDRLLVEVARMLSEEVRDLDLVARYGGEEFLILLPETDLKIACKVAERIRKSVETKTAITLSLGVTSCYPGIQSMKDFIKEADDALYQAKQKGKNRVEVAEPGLVGG